Part of the Deltaproteobacteria bacterium genome is shown below.
GAGACGGGGGAACGCCACGTCGCGCGCCCCCAGGTGGAGCGGGATCAGGAAGTTCCCCAGCCCCGAAGGGATCGCCGGGATGATGAAGAGGAAGATCATCATCGCCCCGTGGAGCGTGAAGAAGACGTTGTAGGCGTGGTTGCTGAAATATCTCGCCTGCGGGGAGAGCAGCTCCAGCCGCAGGAGCAGCGCGAAGACCCCGCCCAGCAGGAAGAAGAAGATGGTGGTGCAGAGGTACATCACGCCGATCCGCTTGTGGTCGAGGGTGAACGCCCAGGAGCGCCATCCGCGCTCCGAAAGGTACCCTTTTCCGTCTCCCGCGCTCATCCCGTCCCCCGCCTCACCGGAGCGTCTTCAGGTACTCGACCACGGCGCGCACCTCTTCGGCCTTCATCGACGTCTTGTAGGTGGGCATCACGTTGGGGTACCCCTTCACGACCTTCGCCCCCGGATCGACGATCGACTCCCGGAGGTACTCCTCGTCCGCGGAGACCGTCGTCCCCCCCTCCAGCGGGACCTTCGACCCGAACAGCCCGGAGAAGTTCGGCCCGATCTTCTCCTTCCCCGAGACGGCGTGGCAGTTGAGGCACCCGGAGGCGCCGACCAGCCGTTCGCCCCGCTTCGGCAGCGGCTCGTCCGCCCTTCCCGCCTCCGCGGCGCCCCGCTCCCACGCCGCGTACTCCGCCGGCTCCATCACGATCAGGGAGCCGTTCATGTTGGAGTGCCCGTCCCCGCAGTAGACCGTGCAGTGGATCGCGAACGTCCCCGCGCGGTCGGGCGAGAGCCACAGCGACGTGATCCGGCCGGGGATCGCGTCCATCTTCACCCGGAATTCCGGCAGGTAGAACCCGTGGATGACGTCCGAGGAGGACAGGAGGAATTTGACCGGCTTGCCCCTTTGCACCCGGATTTCGTTGATCGCCGTCCGCCCCCCCGGGTACCGGATCTCCCACATCCACTGCTTCCCCGTGACGTGGACCTCGGCGGCCCCCGGTCGGGGGATCCTCATGTCGGAATACACCTTCCAGCCGTAGTAGAAGATCGCCATGACGACGATCGTCGGAACGAGGATCCACACGATCTCGAGGAGATGGTTCCCGGTGATCCGCGGCGTCTCGTTGTCGCGGCCGGCGGCGCGCCTGCGATACCGGACGGCGAAGTACACCAGCAGCCCCTGGGTGAGGAGGAAGAAGAAACCGCAGATGACCGCGATCAGCAGGAAGACGGCGTCCACCTTCCCGGCCTCGCCGGACGCCGCCCCGAACGACTGTATGCTGTTCATCGGTCCCCTTCGCCTCCCCCCGGACCCGCTCCCGTCCCGTGCCGCCTCCACAGGAAGACCAGCAGCCCCGCGAGGAGGATCGCCGTGGCGGCCCCGGCGATCCGCATCACGTTCCGGGCGTACAGGATGTACTTCCTTCCCGCCGGATCGTACCGGAAGCAGTACATTAGAAGCGTGTTTCCCGCCGACGATGCGCCGATTTTCCCGTCCGCCGCCTCGATCAGGGCGAGTTTCAGGTCCCGGGGCGGAATCTCGATCCCGTACAGGTACCTGGAAACGGCGCCCGACGGGGAGAGGACAACTGCCGCGGAGGGGTGCGCGAACTCCGACCCCACCTTCCGGTACCGGAATCCCACCGCCTCCGTCAGCCGCCGGATCGACTCCGGGTTTCCGTACAGGAAGGGCCATCGCGCGTCGGGTTCCGGAACTCCCGGCACGAGGGCGTGCGTCTCGTTCGCCTTCGCGCGGACGATCTCGGGGATCTCCCCCGGATCGATGCTGACGGTCACCACGCGGTAATCCTTCGCGAGGGAGAGCCCCTGGATCCCGTCCATCGTCGCGGCGAGGCTCCGGAACGTCAGGGGGCAGAGCATCGGGCAGGTGTAGTAGTTGAGCGTGAGGATCACCGGGCCGGCGCCGAGGTACTCCCCGAGGCGGACCTCCCTGCCGGCGGCGTCCGTGAACGGCAGTTCCGCGGGGACCTTCGCGCCGAGACGCTCGTCGACCCCCGCCTCCCGCAGCATCCGGTCCTGCGGGTCCTCGGCGCGGGCGGGATCGGCAAGGAGGGAGAGGAGGGCGAGGAGAAGCGGGATCATAGCGGGATGGGAGTCCCGGGGGTGGGAACCTCCGCGTTCCAGCCGAGCTTCGACCGGAGCACCCCGGCGAACTCGAGGGAGACCGACTCCTCTCCGTGGGCGACCAGCGCCACCCCCGGGGGAGACTCGAAGCGGCCGGCCCACGACAGCAGGTCCTCGCGGTCGGCGTGGGCCGACAGGCCGCCGATGGTGTAGATGTCCGCCGCCACCACGACGTCCTCCCCCAGCACCTTCACCCGTTTCTCCCCGTCGACGATCCGCCGGCCCAGCGTCCCCCGGGCCTGGAACCCGACGATCACCACGCTGCACTCCTTCCGCCACAGGTTGTGCTTCAGGTGGTGCTTGATCCTGCCCGCGTTGCACATCCCGCTGCCGGCCATGATGACCGCCCCGCCGCGAAGCGAATTGAGCGCCATCGACCCCTCGACGTCCTTCACCACCACGACCTTCAGCGCGTCGGGGTGG
Proteins encoded:
- a CDS encoding SCO family protein; this encodes MIPLLLALLSLLADPARAEDPQDRMLREAGVDERLGAKVPAELPFTDAAGREVRLGEYLGAGPVILTLNYYTCPMLCPLTFRSLAATMDGIQGLSLAKDYRVVTVSIDPGEIPEIVRAKANETHALVPGVPEPDARWPFLYGNPESIRRLTEAVGFRYRKVGSEFAHPSAAVVLSPSGAVSRYLYGIEIPPRDLKLALIEAADGKIGASSAGNTLLMYCFRYDPAGRKYILYARNVMRIAGAATAILLAGLLVFLWRRHGTGAGPGGGEGDR
- the coxB gene encoding cytochrome c oxidase subunit II, with translation MNSIQSFGAASGEAGKVDAVFLLIAVICGFFFLLTQGLLVYFAVRYRRRAAGRDNETPRITGNHLLEIVWILVPTIVVMAIFYYGWKVYSDMRIPRPGAAEVHVTGKQWMWEIRYPGGRTAINEIRVQRGKPVKFLLSSSDVIHGFYLPEFRVKMDAIPGRITSLWLSPDRAGTFAIHCTVYCGDGHSNMNGSLIVMEPAEYAAWERGAAEAGRADEPLPKRGERLVGASGCLNCHAVSGKEKIGPNFSGLFGSKVPLEGGTTVSADEEYLRESIVDPGAKVVKGYPNVMPTYKTSMKAEEVRAVVEYLKTLR